In Gossypium raimondii isolate GPD5lz chromosome 12, ASM2569854v1, whole genome shotgun sequence, a single window of DNA contains:
- the LOC105762613 gene encoding ARM REPEAT PROTEIN INTERACTING WITH ABF2, with protein sequence MDHQNKPQTRRSLKRKLEQEFEEDKSGRCKAVVVESRRTHQDIIRDVRIHVDVLNTCISFTEAHRAAAKCSAQLLSKIAMNEDIVDLIVECGAVPALVKQIQTPPLLAESDPIPFEYEVEKACAFALGLIAVKAEHQQLVVDAGALPCLVNLLKMHKDGCNSREMNGVIRKAADAITNLAHENARIKTRIRTEGGIPPLVQLLEYHDIKVQRSAAGALRTLAFKNDENKNQIVECNALPTLVLMLSSEDVTVHYEAVGVIGNLVHSSPNIKKDVLLAGALQPVIRLLSSSCLESQREAALLIGQFAAADSDCKVHIVQRGAVPPLIEMLTSSDVQLKEMSAFALGRLAQDTHNQVGIVQSGGIVPLLSLLDSKGGPLQHNSAFALYGLAENEDNVVDLIKTGGVQKLLEGEFIAQPTKDCVAKTLKRLEEKIHGRALSHLLYLMRTAAKAVQKRVALALAHLCAPNDRKTIFVDNNGLELLLGLLESKSFKQQKDGSEALYKLATKGTSLSSVDAAPVSPTPQVYLGEQYVNNPTLSDVTFLVEGKRFYAHRICLLASSDAFRAMFDGGYRERDAKDVEIPNIRWDVFVLMMRYIYTGSVTVEIDHAQELLRAADQYLLEGLKRLCEYAIAQDISVEDVMLMYELAEAFNATTLRETCLLFILEQFERISTKPWCGRLIQRVIPDLRNFFVSALVKCYDSNVSSPLWPLD encoded by the exons ATGGATCACCAGAACAAGCCCCAAACAAGGAGAAGCTTGAAGCGGAAACTGGAGCAAGAATTCGAAGAAGATAAATCAGGTCGGTGCAAGGCGGTCGTCGTCGAGTCCCGCCGTACTCACCAAGATATCATCCGCGATGTTCGAATTCACGTCGACGTTCTCAATACCTGCATCTCTTTTACAGAAGCCCATCGCGCCGCTGCCAAATGTTCCGCTCAGTTACTTTCGAAAATCGCCATGAACG AGGATATCGTGGATTTGATCGTGGAGTGCGGGGCCGTTCCTGCTCTGGTAAAGCAAATTCAAACGCCGCCTCTATTGGCAGAATCCGATCCGATACCATTTGAGTATGAAGTAGAGAAAGCATGCGCGTTTGCGCTTGGACTAATCGCGGTCAAG GCAGAGCATCAACAACTAGTGGTTGACGCCGGGGCTCTGCCCTGTCTAGTGAATTTGTTGAAAATGCACAAGGATGGTTGTAATTCTCGGGAAATGAATGGTGTTATAAGGAAAGCTGCTGATGCTATAACTAATCTTGCTCACGAAAATGCCCGCATTAAAACCCGTATCAG GACTGAGGGTGGAATTCCTCCTCTCGTTCAGTTGCTGGAGTATCACGACATAAAGGTGCAGAGGTCAGCTGCTGGGGCCTTAAGGACCCTAGCGTTTAAGAACGACGAAAACAAAAATCAG ATTGTTGAATGCAATGCTCTACCAACCCTCGTACTAATGCTTTCCTCTGAGGACGTTACAGTACATTATGAAGCA GTTGGCGTGATTGGGAACCTTGTCCACTCCTCTCCAAACATAAAGAAAGACGTTCTTCTTGCTGGAGCACTGCAGCCTGTGATTAGGTTACTTAG TTCTAGTTGTTTGGAGAGCCAGAGGGAAGCGGCTTTACTCATAGGTCAATTTGCTGCTGCTGATTCAGATTGCAAG GTACACATTGTCCAAAGAGGTGCTGTTCCACCCTTAATAGAAATGCTCACATCTTCAGATGTACAGCTCAAGGAAATGTCTGCATTTGCGCTTGGGCGGTTGGCCCAG GACACACACAATCAAGTTGGAATTGTACAGAGTGGTGGAATAGTACCGTTGCTTAGTCTACTTGATTCAAAAGGTGGACCATTGCAGCATAATTCTGCATTTGCCCTATACGGCCTTGCTGAGAATGAG GATAATGTTGTGGATCTTATCAAGACTGGAGGTGTTCAGAAACTCCTGGAAGGGGAGTTCATTGCTCAG CCAACAAAAGATTGTGTAGCAAAGACATTGAAGAGATTGGAGGAAAAAATTCATGGACGA GCATTGAGTCATCTGTTGTACCTTATGCGGACAGCAGCCAAGGCTGTTCAAAAACGAGTTGCTTTGGCTCTTGCTCATCTTTGTGCTCCTAATGATCGGAAAACTATTTTTGTTGACAACAATG GGCTGGAGCTGCTACTGGGCCTTCTTGAGTCTAAAAGTTTCAAGCAGCAAAAAGATGGTTCAGAGGCCTTGTATAAGCTGGCTACAAAGGGTACTTCACTCTCATCTGTGGATGCCGCCCCGGTATCTCCAACCCCACAG GTGTATTTGGGCGAGCAGTATGTAAATAATCCTACACTTTCTGATGTTACATTTTTGGTTGAAG GTAAACGATTCTATGCTCACAGAATTTGTCTTCTTGCTTCTTCGGATGCATTCCGGGCCATGTTTGATGGTGGTTACCGG GAGAGGGATGCCAAAGATGTAGAGATTCCAAATATCAGATGGGATGTTTTTGTGTTAATGATGAG GTATATATACACAGGATCAGTAACCGTCGAGATTGATCATGCTCAAGAACTTCTTAGAGCTGCCGACCAATATCTTCTTGAAGGCCTTAAGCGTCTTTGTGAATATGCCATAGCACAG GATATTTCTGTGGAGGATGTTATGCTAATGTACGAACTAGCCGAGGCCTTCAATGCCACCACACTCCGAGAAACATGCTTACTCTTCATATTAGAACAATTTGAAAGAATAAGTACCAAACCATG GTGTGGCCGTTTGATTCAACGCGTCATTCCAGATTTAAGGAATTTCTTCGTAAGTGCACTTGTAAAGTGTTATGATTCTAATGTAAGCTCGCCTTTATGGCCGTTGGATTAG
- the LOC105762614 gene encoding protein FANTASTIC FOUR 1 translates to MFSSVCQGLQLCLEPRIVESHFLRLKLAPPTSFQDSIETPTPCFTNPSEPEPISYHNDYDDTDINITDGNNNSDNISKQNADMGVWSFLQSLAGPKDSTENNEVYVHPLVKSSASALSKKSLEMCTESLGSETGSDISDDITFGCCSPSKHRENSVTRRMSYSRSFPPPLTSISGSNMSYNPLKTRENLVMKRMNRSSSSSFPPPLTSISGSNGVQVTSHREGGRLVLQAVNVPSCQTYFHVERSEGRLRLCLLKETTANTPIFDDKEEEEERDEVAEEDEVVEEDEVLYGENGVVQDENDVVEDEVLCEENDILEDIDYEENGVVEDEVEGEKCYWGGEDLDEKNGKIGDQIGNGKLARLISCKGNGCGHTGLLDWEPYLVAT, encoded by the coding sequence ATGTTCTCAAGTGTATGTCAAGGTTTGCAATTATGCCTCGAGCCAAGGATCGTTGAATCACATTTTTTGAGGCTGAAACTGGCTCCACCAACTAGTTTTCAAGACTCCATTGAAACTCCCACGCCCTGTTTCACTAACCCTTCCGAACCCGAACCCATTTCATACCACAATGATTATGATGACACCGACATTAACATTACCGACGGTAACAACAACAGCGACAATATAAGCAAGCAAAATGCTGATATGGGTGTGTGGAGTTTCCTTCAATCCCTCGCCGGTCCCAAAGATTCTACGGAGAATAACGAAGTTTACGTGCACCCTCTCGTTAAAAGTTCAGCTTCTGCCCTAAGTAAAAAAAGCCTTGAAATGTGCACCGAAAGCTTAGGCAGTGAGACCGGAAGCGATATCAGCGACGACATTACCTTTGGGTGCTGCAGTCCATCGAAACATAGGGAAAATTCGGTGACGAGACGAATGAGTTATAGTAGGAGCTTTCCACCGCCTTTGACATCCATTAGCGGTTCAAATATGAGTTATAATCCGttaaaaacaagggaaaatttGGTGATGAAAAGGATGAATCGTAGCAGCAGCAGCAGCTTTCCGCCTCCTTTGACGTCCATTAGCGGTTCGAATGGCGTCCAAGTCACGTCTCACCGCGAAGGCGGCCGGTTAGTACTTCAAGCCGTTAATGTCCCTTCTTGTCAAACGTACTTCCATGTAGAACGAAGTGAGGGCAGGCTTAGGCTTTGCCTTTTGAAAGAAACAACCGCTAATACCCCAATTTTCGAtgacaaagaagaagaagaagaacgaGATGAGGTAGCCGAAGAAGATGAAGTTGtagaagaagatgaagtactTTATGGAGAAAATGGTGTTGTACaggatgaaaatgatgttgtagaagatgaagtactttgtgaagaaaatgatattttagaaGATATAGATTATGAAGAAAATGGTGTTGTAGAAGATGAAGTTGAAGGAGAAAAGTGTTATTGGGGAGGTGAGGACTTGGATGAAAAGAATGGGAAAATTGGGGATCAAATTGGAAATGGGAAATTGGCAAGGCTAATAAGCTGCAAAGGAAATGGGTGTGGGCACACAGGGTTACTTGATTGGGAGCCATACTTGGTGGctacttaa